Proteins co-encoded in one Natronorubrum daqingense genomic window:
- a CDS encoding DUF7563 family protein, with amino-acid sequence MKACDNCDRPVSDDFYRVLSDNSGELHGCLKCKTNSEATNGTARP; translated from the coding sequence ATGAAAGCGTGTGATAACTGCGACCGGCCGGTATCTGACGACTTTTACCGAGTGCTTTCCGACAATTCCGGGGAGCTACACGGGTGTCTCAAGTGTAAGACTAATTCCGAAGCGACGAATGGAACGGCCCGGCCTTAG